GGCTCCCGGTCCACCGCGGTCCACTCCGGCCCGTCGGTCACGTCCGTCAGCTCCGACCAGGCGACCACGCCCGGCTCCTCGTCAGCCAGGTACCCCGCCACCACCGCGCCGAGGTCGCCGGTCGGCACGTACGCGCCACCGAACGGCAGCTCCGTCTCCCCCACCGACCCGGTCGAACACTTCAGCCGCCCGGCCTGCGCGTCGTGCCACACATAGAAGGTCGCCGCCCCGGCGTGGCCCGTCTCCCGGATCCGCTCCCGGATCCGTCCGGCGGTCGACTCGAAGGCGGCGACCACCTCGGCGACCGTCAGCGACCGCCGCTCCTCGTCGCCCGTACTCAGCGACCAGGTGTTGGTCTCCACCTCCACCCGCCGGTCGGCGGGTTCCAGCACCAGCGGCTCGTCCGCGACCTCGGCGATCCATCTCAGCAACATTCCCGAAGTATCCGCCACCCCACCGCCGGCTCCTCACCGCCCGCCGCCGGCTCCGCACCGATCGCCGCCCGCCGCTACGCGGGAAGCTGCTGGCGGTACGCCTCCAGGGCCGGCGCGGTGGTGGTGGCGAGGAACTCGGTGACCCGGTACGCGGCCACGCCGGCCAGCACGAACGGATCGCCCGCGACGATCCCCTCGATCCGCTCCCGGCCCCCGCCCACGGCGACGATCACGCCGCCGTCCCTCGGCACCTTGCGCCCGGAGGCCACGAACACCCCGGCCGCGTAGTGCTCCTGGAGCCAGGCCACGTGCTCGGCGAGCAGCGCGTCGATGCGGTCGAGGGGTGCGGTGTAGGTGAGTTCGAGGATGAACATGCGGGCCACCCTATCCCCGGCGGACCGCCCCACCGGCGGCCGGGATCTCCTCTATCGTTCGGACGTGATCACCCCCGCACCGCTCCCTCTCACCCCCGCATCGCTCCCCCTGCTGTTCCTCGACGTCGACGGTCCGCTGATCCCGTTCGGTGCGGCCCGCGGCGAAGCCCCGCGTCCGCGCTACCCCGTGACGCCCGCTCAGCAGGACGAGCGCCTCAACCCGCTGCTGGAGCGGATCGACCCGGCGATCGGGCCGCGCCTCGCCGCGCTGCCCTGCGCCCTCGTCTGGGCGACCACCTGGATGTCCGACGCCAACGACTGCGTGGCGCCCCGCCTCGGCCTGCCCCGGCTGCCGATGGTGGACTTCCCGGAGCCCTCCGAGGAGGAGGTTGCCCTCACCTTCCGGGCGGGGCTGCACTGGAAGACCCGCCCGCTGGTGGACTGGGCACAGGGACGGCCGTTCGCCTGGGTGGACGACGAGATCACTGAGCGCGACCGCACCTACGTGGAGGCCTCCTGCGGCCCGCAGGCCCTGCTCCACCGGGTCGACCCGGCCACCGGCCTCACCGAGCCGGACTTCACCGTCCTCGACCACTGGCTGCGCAGCGCCGCCTGACCCACCGCCACCGAACCACCGCCGTCGACCCACCGCCGTCGAACCACCGACCGAACCACCGACCGAACCACCGCCGTCGAACCACCGCCGTCGAACCACCGCCGGATAACCCGTGGCCCCACCCCCGGCCCACCCACTACCGTCCCCGCCATGTCCCTGACCTCCGTCACCCTCGCCTCCGGCCGCTCGATCCACCTCGTCTCGCTGCACCTGTGGTCCACCTACGGCGGCCTGCTGGAGGGCTACCCGTGCCGGCGGCTGAACGACCGAGCGGTGGGCCGCCTGCCGGTGATCGCCGGGACGAGGTTCCGGGGGGCGCCGGTCCACGTGGTCACCCCGCGTCGGGTGGTGTCCGAGGAGGAGGCGCCCCGCGCGTTCGGGCCGGTGGAGACGATGCCGGAGGTCAGCTGCGTCGGCCTGTTCACCTCCCACCCGGTGGACCGCACGACCGACCAGGTCGACCACTACTCCACCCTCGCCGTCGCCTGGCTGCAGGACGGCACCGCCCTCCCCTCCGGTACCGAGGCCGACCACGGCCTGCGCGGCGTCGACTGGGACGCCCTCGCCCGGGACGGGGAGCTGTAGCCGACGCCACCGCCCGTCAACCGCCCGCCAGCCCGTGCTCGCGCAGCGGCCCCAGCCCGAGCCCGCGTTCGCGGCAGTGGTCGGCGATCGCCGGCAGGGCGCCCAGGGTGGCCCGCCAGGAGCCGGGCGCGGAGGTGCAGTCGGAGTCGTGCAGCAGCAGTGTGGCGCCGCCGACCAGGCCGGGCGCGGCGGTGCGGTAGACCGAGGCGGGGGTGGCCCGTTCGGTCCAGTCGCGGCCCCAGGCCGTCCAGAGCACGGTCCGCAGGCCCTCCCGCCGGGCGGCCAGCGCCAGGCCGCCGGTCAGCACCCCGTACGGCGGCCGGTACCAGCGGGGTCGAGCCCCGCACAGCCCGGCGACCGCCTCGGCCGCCCGCCGGACCTCGGCCAGGTCGCGGCGCGGCGCCGGGTACCACGGGGTGCGGTGGTGCCAGCCGTGGACGGCGACCTCGTGGCCGCGCTCGACCAGGTCCCGGCCGAGCCCGGGGGCCCGTTCCAGCATCGCGCCGAGCAGGAAGAAGGTGGCCCGGAGCTCGAGGCGGTCCAGCGCGTCCAGGATGTACGGGGTGCTGGCGGGGTCGGGACCGTCGTCGAAGGTGAGGGCGACCCGGTCGGGGGCGCCGTGTCCGGCGGTGCGCCGGGCGACGGTCCGGCGGAGCGCGGGCAGCCGGACGGCGGCCGGTGCCAGATGCAGCAGCTCCACCCCGGCGGCAACCGTGGCCGCGGCCCCCACCGTACGGGCGCCGCGCATCAGCCGAACCGGGAGGCCATCCGCCGGAACACCCCGGGGGCCGCGCCGTGGATCCGGGCCGGGCCGGCGAGCCAGCGCGGGACGAAGATCCGGTCCTGCGTCCCGGTGAGGGCGGCCATGACCGTGTCCGCGACCCGCTCCGGCGGCACCGGGCGCGGGCGGCCGCGCTGGTAGGGGGTGCCGCGGTGGTGGAAGAACGGGGTGTCCACCGCGCCGGGGAGGATGATCCGGACAC
The window above is part of the Kitasatospora sp. HUAS MG31 genome. Proteins encoded here:
- a CDS encoding polysaccharide deacetylase family protein — its product is MRGARTVGAAATVAAGVELLHLAPAAVRLPALRRTVARRTAGHGAPDRVALTFDDGPDPASTPYILDALDRLELRATFFLLGAMLERAPGLGRDLVERGHEVAVHGWHHRTPWYPAPRRDLAEVRRAAEAVAGLCGARPRWYRPPYGVLTGGLALAARREGLRTVLWTAWGRDWTERATPASVYRTAAPGLVGGATLLLHDSDCTSAPGSWRATLGALPAIADHCRERGLGLGPLREHGLAGG
- a CDS encoding YciI family protein; translated protein: MFILELTYTAPLDRIDALLAEHVAWLQEHYAAGVFVASGRKVPRDGGVIVAVGGGRERIEGIVAGDPFVLAGVAAYRVTEFLATTTAPALEAYRQQLPA
- a CDS encoding HAD domain-containing protein; the encoded protein is MITPAPLPLTPASLPLLFLDVDGPLIPFGAARGEAPRPRYPVTPAQQDERLNPLLERIDPAIGPRLAALPCALVWATTWMSDANDCVAPRLGLPRLPMVDFPEPSEEEVALTFRAGLHWKTRPLVDWAQGRPFAWVDDEITERDRTYVEASCGPQALLHRVDPATGLTEPDFTVLDHWLRSAA